The following coding sequences are from one Musa acuminata AAA Group cultivar baxijiao chromosome BXJ1-6, Cavendish_Baxijiao_AAA, whole genome shotgun sequence window:
- the LOC135676976 gene encoding uncharacterized protein LOC135676976, with protein MERRGGCCIAMYGGGGDANVAWKVDRIMLKFRPIAPKPVVGSPTVVAAAPKEASAGARRPKRKGPAISAAAARGRKPRKVEATPLPPPIVDEGKSFSSSTIVTLPLMPETPERKGDPAGAPPKWCPTPAAVAPAWMGLGEGEAADVVVAPRPVRAVVSWVTVECVTDTWREGEVSWKNDKVARAALAADECPGFVSDEWGGVTWTNEAYRRMVLGEGSGSSSAAGGVEEEEEEEVRVKLVTRGLVPAARTCRAFTCRVRVRHAERPKGPPSLAAPCDVWRLDGGGCAWRLDVKAALSLSV; from the coding sequence ATGGAAAGGAGAGGCGGTTGCTGTATTGCGATGTATGGCGGAGGCGGAGACGCCAACGTCGCTTGGAAGGTGGACCGGATCATGCTCAAGTTCCGGCCCATCGCCCCCAAGCCCGTCGTTGGCTCTCCGACCGTCGTCGCCGCCGCCCCCAAGGAGGCGTCCGCCGGGGCGAGGAGGCCGAAGCGGAAGGGACCCGCCATCTCCGCCGCCGCTGCCAGAGGGAGGAAGCCGAGGAAGGTGGAGGCGACGCCGCTGCCTCCGCCGATCGTGGATGAAGGGAAGTCGTTCTCCTCGTCGACCATCGTGACTCTGCCGCTGATGCCGGAGACGCCGGAGAGGAAGGGCGATCCGGCCGGAGCGCCGCCAAAATGGTGCCCTACTCCTGCTGCGGTGGCGCCGGCGTGGATGGGGCTGGGGGAGGGAGAAGCGGCGGACGTGGTGGTGGCGCCGCGGCCGGTCCGGGCGGTGGTGTCCTGGGTGACGGTGGAGTGCGTGACCGACACGTGGAGGGAGGGGGAGGTCTCATGGAAGAACGACAAGGTGGCCAGGGCGGCGCTGGCGGCGGACGAGTGCCCCGGGTTCGTGTCGGACGAGTGGGGCGGGGTGACCTGGACCAACGAGGCGTACCGAAGGATGGTGCTGGGCGAGGGTAGCGGTTCCTCCTCCGCGGCCGGCggagtggaggaagaagaggaggaggaggtgagggTTAAGCTGGTCACGCGGGGGCTAGTCCCGGCGGCGAGGACGTGCCGCGCGTTCACGTGCAGGGTGCGCGTAAGGCACGCGGAACGGCCGAAGGGGCCGCCGTCTCTGGCGGCGCCGTGCGACGTGTGGAGGCTAGACGGCGGCGGTTGCGCGTGGAGGCTCGACGTCAAGGCGGCCCTGAGTCTGAGCGTGTAG
- the LOC135676977 gene encoding protein Iojap-related, mitochondrial-like, with protein MLAASKSRVVASLASSRPLLNHDPWRHLGFLRSVSSSPAPGTPNPGSLELKEVEKILGDVKADDVRVISVRDQCDWTDYMVVATGRSSWHVRNIAQALIHRVKQKQKGAERLVLPSVEGHEGGKWIVIDSGNVIVHALEEKARAYYNLESLWTTEMTPKGPDLGPNLDLEKSLVKTRPRNKSKKPMKSI; from the exons ATGTTGGCGGCCTCGAAATCGCGAGTGGTCGCATCGCTCGCGTCCTCTCGCCCTCTCCTCAATCATGACCCATGGCGGCATCTAGGTTTCCTCCGGTCCGTCTCCTCCTCGCCGGCGCCCGGCACCCCAAACCCGGGCTCCTTGGAGCTGAAGGAGGTCGAGAAGATCCTCGGCGACGTGAAGGCGGACGATGTGAGGGTGATATCGGTGCGGGACCAGTGCGATTGGACGGATTACATGGTCGTCGCCACCGGCCGATCCTCCTGGCACGTCCGCAACATCGCCCAAGCCCTAATTCACAGG GTAAAACAAAAGCAAAAAGGCGCTGAACGATTAGTGCTTCCAAGTGTCGAAGGCCACGAAGGAGGAAAGTGGATTGTGATTGATTCTG GTAATGTTATAGTTCATGCACTTGAGGAGAAGGCTAGAGCATATTATAATCTTGAAAGTCTCTGGACAACAGAGATGACCCCAAAGGGACCTGACCTGGGACCTAacctg GATTTGGAGAAATCCCTGGTGAAGACGCGTCCTAGAAACAAATCCAAGAAACCAATGAAGAGCATTTAG